Proteins encoded together in one Triticum dicoccoides isolate Atlit2015 ecotype Zavitan chromosome 7B, WEW_v2.0, whole genome shotgun sequence window:
- the LOC119341862 gene encoding uncharacterized protein LOC119341862, which translates to MEGSGRRCRGSRGRRSRRTSGRRSPSGSSFRCSGAREGWRPTRLPRSGMLPHGRSVRSRIFSRIRQSSPRTQSSEEGMRQRPVGRGSAEIMRVSSLLKHQPDGDFERLPPMARPNQMHHHQSPPMPNFRGNGFGPWNHGAHPERVGFPQGHVGWQGAPQSPSPYIVKKILRLEIPTDTYPNFNFIGRLLGPRGNLLKRIEATTGCRVFIRGKGSIKDPGKEPTTRAEVRASWTPSIAASRRPRRLAENLVMYQLFLSLAHALRQYAARSFLGFYSISSRPLPLIASQIIRSFVLAILLHLSVSLSD; encoded by the exons ATGGAGGGATCAGGGAGGCGGTGCAGAGGTTCGAGGGGTAGGAGGTCGAGGCGCACGAGCGGAAGGAGGTCGCCTTCAGGCTCATCGTTCAGATGCTCGGGGGCGAGGGAAGGCTGGAGGCCGACAAGGTTGCCAAGGTCAGGAATGCTGCCGCATGGCAGGTCCGTTCGCTCACGGATTTTCTCAAG AATTAGGCAATCATCTCCTCGGACTCAGAGTAGTGAGGAGGGCATGCGTCAGAGGCCAGTCGGCAGAGGGAGTGCAG AGATAATGCGGGTGTCCTCCTTGCTTAAGCACCAGCCTGATGGGGACTTTGAGAGGTTGCCGCCGATGGCGCGTCCAAACCAGATGCATCATCATCAGTCGCCCCCAATGCCTAATTTTCGTGGAAATGGTTTTGGCCCGTGGAACCACGGGGCGCATCCAGAG AGGGTAGGTTTTCCTCAAGGACACGTGGGTTGGCAAGGAGCACCACAAAGCCCCTCTCCATACATTGTCAAGAAGATTTTGCGGTTGGAGATACCAACAGATACTTACCCTAAT TTCAATTTTATTGGCCGTCTTCTTGGGCCAAGGGGAAACTTGTTGAAGAGGATTGAAGCCACTACGGGTTGTCGTGTTTTTATCAGAGGGAAGGGCTCAATTAAAGATCCTGGGAAG GAACCTACCACGCGCGCCGAGGTGAGGGCCTCGTGGACTCCGTCCATCGCCGCAAGCCGACGACCCCGCCGCTTGGCCGAGAACCTCGTGATGTATCAATTATTTCTCAGCTTGGCGCATGCATTACGGCAGTACGCCGCGCGCAGTTTCCTTGGATTCTATTCCATCTCCTCTCGTCCGCTTCCTCTAATT GCTTCTCAAATCATTCGTTCGTTCGTGCTGGCCATCCTCCTACATCTGTCTGTCTCGCTCTCCGATTGA